The segment AGTCCCTAAGTAGTAGAATTTAAGACCACGCTATTGCAGTGGATGCCATCaatttgctttaaatgttttttgcttGAAGTCACTTCTGTCTGTCAGACACTGTGATCCTGAATTGGAGATTGCTTCGTATGCAGTAATTTTACTGTCCACTATATATACTGTATGTCAGGAGTGAAAATGGATTCTACTTCCTAATCACGATATACTTGGCAATACCCAACCTATCATAGAGTAGTGTGTTGATTTGTGTAGCCGATATGAACTTATTTGGTGAAATTATGTCTGTCGTGGGGATAAAATGAGGATTCAAGAGATTAAAGAATTGTGTGTTTCCCAATGGAAGTAGCCTTGAGATTGGGATACAGACTGTAAGAACTTACATATTCTAAGCATTACATCCATAATAAATCTAGAAGTAAGGACTGGGAGATagctatgttttgttttactcttAGAGTAGCAAACTTGTATTAGGttattttagaatcatagaattactcaggttggaaaagacctcaaagatcatcaagtccaactacagcctaaccatagtaccctaactctaacgaccctctgctaaatcatatccctgagtaccacatccaaatggctcttaaacacacccagggatggtgactcaaccaccatTCCAGTgttaactaccctttctgtaaataagtgtttcctaacatccaacctaaacttaccttggcacagcttgaggccatttccccttgttctgtcacatgtcactagtgagaagagacctgccccactctcactgtaaacacctttcagatactggaagagggcaataaggtctcccctcagcctccttttccccagactaaacagccccagctccttcagcctctcctcatagggctgattttccaagcccttcacaagccttgttgcccttctctggtGCCacagtacctccatgtcctttttgtaccgaggtgcccaaaactgagcacagtactcgaggtgaggcctcgccaatgctgagtacaggggcaggatgacttccctggtcctgctcaccacaccattcctgatacaagtgaggatgccattggccttcttggccacctgggcacactgcaggctcacattcagccgactgtccatcagtgCACCTAcgtccctttccatcaggcagctttctcATAAAATCTTACTTGAGGAAGCTTACTTGTCCAGTGGGATATTCAGCTCTTCAGCCGTTTATTTTTGCTCTGAGAAACATGAGGTTCTGTGGTTTAAATCAGCAGATGAGgaccagctctgctgcaattCAGCACTGCTTTACAAAGTACCAACCTGAGTTAAACCCATGCTGATTAGTACAGACTTCAGGAACCTGTCAGCATTTGACTATAGAAACAAGGTTGTTGTGGTTTGCTGAAAAAAGAAGCGTCCTATATTCTATAATGACAGTCTAAAGCAAGCAGTTACCCACAGGTGTTgccttctcttcattttccttatttgctTGAAGTGAAGGTTTTAAAACTGCTAGTGGCCTTTAAGAAGTTGGTACTCCTTCAGAATGTTAGAGACAAATCTCTACAAGCCGGCTCTTGTTGGGATTGATAGGGATTTTTAGATTGTGAAAGCTAAGTGGGCATTGAGAATATAGGctgtattttgtgtgtgttcataTTTGCTTCCCTTTAAGACCAAAACCAGCAGCTTTTAaatgctgcagtattttttaatgcacatGACAGTAACTTTGAGTCCATCTTCCTATGTGAAGAATGCTTTTTCCATTAGGCATTCCAGGATCTGAAGGTTTTACTTCATTCCTTCAGGGATATTGAACAGGATGGATGGGCTCCTACAAACTTGCTTCCGCCAGCACTTCAGTAGCTTGCTTTCATACTgtgcttatttttgttcttctctcctTTACTCGCTGTTCTGTACAAGTCAGTGCTGTTCTCTGGTCTCACCAGGCATTCTGAGAGTGCTCTGGCTGTCATCGCTGCTTCAAGAATTGGGACAGATAGTTCCTCCCCCAAAACCAGCACAAGTCCTGCCAGGCTGGTTTTCTTCACGCTTTCTGCCTTCTCTGAGAGTGAAACCGATGTGATACAGCAGGTGGCTTATCAGTCCGAGATAAAAAATACACTTCATCCTTACAATGttcaaagcagagctgctaaTTTGGAACACACAGTAGCTTATGCCAGAATGTGTCCTTGCCATatgaatataaattatatacatCTGTACTGagttattaaaaatgaaatgcaatccTTGCACAAAGCCATGAGCTAAAACACCCCACCCCGCTCCACCTCCCATCCCTTGTTGCCTACAGCAGCCACAAAGTGTGTGAACACAGTGCTTCTGCAAAGGTGTGGGGAGAGCAGTCTCTGAGGTAAAAGAATAGAGTACAGGACCTGTGAATCTGAGGAACACGTTAAAAATAGTGTGTTGGGTTGTCTTGTGGTGGTACTCATAAAATTATGGTGACGGTGCACctgttttgtttgattggttttatttcagaagaatattGTCTTGTGTGTATACTGTTTTCTGCAACCCTCctgtaaaaagcaaacagctcagAAAGAACCTGCAGTTGACATGGCTCCCAAAGCCTTCCGTGTTTCCCCCTTTTGCTCACCCTCAGCTCGTGGCAGCTGAAAGGTTCCACATTCACACCTTGGAGGAAAGCCATGGTgctcccctgctgctgcactctgctgcagtgcttgtcAAGCTACAGCCGAATGGTTAATGTATCATATTCGTCTGCCTCTCTTCCAGTGTGGGGCATTTTGCTCTTAGTAGATCTGTAGAATGTGTTGTCAGTCTTTGTGTTGAGCCTGTAACACCATAACCAATGACTTCTGGGTGCTTTTAACACTGGTTTAAGGTGATGCCATGATTCTGCCACGTGACTATTGGGGCTGAGGGTGGGGATGGTGGAAATACCAGGTAAGAATTTCCCTGCATTTAAACTTGTGCTCAGGAAGCTACCTGGGGTGTAACTCCTTATCAATCAGTGTTATCTGACTCTTTGGTGGAATTCTTCACCCACTTGGTCAGTCTTGAATTCTTTACTGTACACGGATGCACACCCTGTTTACGACTCCACCTGCTCCGTGCCCTCTCCCCATGCCCATGATATGCTCTCTCTGGACTACTGGCTTTGGCTTGGTTCTCTGAGTGTTATGCAACTTGGATTGAGTTATCTGGCTTTGGGCACCTTATTAATCGTGGACTTCATCTATGCTTAATGTTGTGATTCTTGGAAAGGGGGAATGGGTGCAGTCTGACACTGTTAACAGAAagctgctgggttttgttcttatttgtttttctttcttttctaaaagacTGGGAAGAAGGCGGTTAAAGCGGTCCTGTGGGTGTCGGCGGATGGACTCAGAGTTGtagatgagaaaacaaaggtaAGATTTCCATTaacaaaaattcagtttctctaTAATAAAATGCTTGTCCTAATTTTAACCAGACTCCAATCTCTATCTTAATATAAGTGTTGGTATTTAGAAGGAAGATTTAAGCATCTAGTTGgtttaatcattttttccttggaaaatgtatgtatgcttatttttctttgttaatgcCACAGTACTTGATAAAATGAGGCAGGTAGCACAAGCATGGGGCTGCCTTTGGTCCATTTTTCAGAAGAGCCATCATTTCCCAACAAGTTCTGCTGACGTTGAGCTCACAGTGTCCCCTTGACTTTTGTCCTGTATGACTGCAGAGGGATGCAAGAGTAGTACATGGGAAAAATGACGTTAATCGGTTTGGATTCCTGAGCGTCCAAATCCCAGAACGAGTCTGAATGAATGAAAGCTGGCTTCCAGAAACATGGTGAAGGGAACACAAAGAAGGTCATTTCCCTTAAACATCTTAAAATTCCTTCAAACTTAagatgagcagctgctgggtATCAAATTCTGTCATCTGTAATTGGAAGCTGTTGGTCTCAAATGGAAGGCAGGTGTATTTGTGGCTTCCTTCTGGGCTGTTCTACAATGTTTTATTGTGAAATAGCACAGTGCATAAGTAAAAGCAAACTATTTGTGTGTTCAGCTGGATGCGGGCAATTAGAAATGAGAGCTTAATGCTTATCTCTATAACATTGCCTGCATTTTAGAAGATGCCACAGGTAGCAGAACAGTTTTTACTGTAATtacataaaatgaatttatccTTAAGTGACTTAATGCTTATCTTGTTGACCTaaaaaatgatttctgcatACCAACACTGATGAGCGGGTAGAGAAAATGTCCCTCTGCAGTGTGGTAGTGTGATGAATAGCTGGGCTGTTGTTGGGGCGTGCTTTGTCAGCACTGAAGTTACCCTCCATAAGAATTCAGTATTTAATATGAGCATTAAGCTGCAGGTGAATTCATTTTGCTGATTGCCCTAAAAGGGCTAATATGTATATGCTTGCACATGTAGAAATGCATTGAAGGTGCATTATTGAattatgcatacatatatagaattctttaaaatgaattgtaATAACTTTCGCAGACCATAGAGGTAAGGAAAGGAATGGTGCTTAAAAAGGGAATGTGATGTTGCCTCCTGGTGGTCGAACTCAGCAGCACAGGTGCCAAGGAGCAGGCACCAATTAAAACGTATTCCAAAAACATCAGGGGAAGGAAAGTGCTGAGGGCAGCAGTTATTGAACTGTACCGCCTCCTTTTTAGAAACACCTCTCCCATACGTCTGTAGAGACAAATTGGGGTGTTTGGTAGCGCCAGCACCGCTGGTGCTTTTCTATTCCATCCTTGCATCGCTTGGTGCCACGCgagctgttgcttttttgtgcagcagctgctaAGTGCCCCCACACAAGCAGACTTCTTCACAGGAAAGATTTTTTGATTGCTGgactgcagtgaaaataaaacccacGTTCCCTTTTTCGCCACGCTAAATCCATAGTCTAGAGCAGAGATGTTTGGGATGCTCGTGCCCCAGAATTCTGACCTGGCCGCCTTGTCTGGCTTCTGCCAGGGTTGGCTGGGAGAAGATGGCGGCCATCCTTTTTGTTTCGCACTGGGAATGGTTTCTGGCAATGGACTCGGTAGAGAATTGCAGCCAAATCAGCGTTTCTTTGTAACACAGTGCATCCTGCAGAATGATTTGTGCAATTGTTTCTCCACGTTTCCTCAcgttgtttttttctctttcttttcttttttggttggCTGCAATGGATTCTTTCCCCTCCAGGACCTCATAGTTGATCAGACAATAGAGAAGGTTTCTTTCTGCGCACCGGACAGGAACTTTGACCGGGCGTTTTCATACATCTGCCGAGACGGCACCACCAGGCGCTGGATATGCCACTGCTTCATGGCTGTGAAGGACACGGTGAGTGCAGTGTGAGGGGTGCCCGGCTCCTCCTGCCTCCACCTGGGGTTACGCTGAGAAAATGTAACTGCACAGAACACTGCAGTGCACTTAAACTTCAGCTAAATAGTGCTCCTTccataaaaagtattttagttCTGGTTCTATATATTTGAATTATATCCCTCTGTGCTGTCTCCTTGTGCAGAGAAGCAGTGCCCAATGTGGTGTGTAAGTGGAATGCAGTCAGCCTCAGATATGGGTAGCAGAAGGGAACCACTCTTCTAAGAATAGACAGAAGATATTCTCATCTGAAAATGTGTACAGCCCAAAACTGGAACAGCAGTGACAGTTTTTCCAGGATAAGATCATAGCGAACAGGGTATGAATAGCAGGCTGGGTATGAATGTAGCCTCTTGTATGCAAATGCTGTCTTGAATGGAAAGTCATCTGAGTGCTAAGGGATGGAGCTAGAATGAATTACATCAGGATCCTGTTTGCTTCTAAATGTTAAGATGTTTTTGCAGTGGAAGGTTTGTAATCAAGTTTTTTCTATTGCTCTTGCTTTGTAGACCCAAGTCATGTAACTCCTTGATCCAGCCATCTCCCCTTGTGGCTTTTGTTGAATCCTGCCTATATATTACACAATGCAAATCCATTGAGATAACTCCACATAGCTGTGTGTTGAAAGCAATTACATTTGTTAATTGATCGTGTTTCCTTAAAGAGAAACATTGATGTTGAGCATTCCCATTTAAACTCGTGTCAGAGCTGCGTTCTGCTGTGTATGCGGGTCAGTTCATTTACAGTGATAACAGAGGAGTTGAGCTGCTGTAATAATAGCACTTGTGactcagctgcagcctccagatGAGCTGGAGTGCCAGACTTCCTCTGACTTGAACTTCACTTCCTTAGTGCAGTCACTGGGCGGTGGATCCTTTTGACCTCCCTGGTTGATAGTGGAAGTGCCTTCTGGAAGGCACTCAGTACTGATTTGTGCATTTGGTCAGAGCCATTAAGAGACATTAGtaggcagctctgcttttaaaCTTCCCATTTGCACACAACGGTACTGCCTTCCTGTGTGCTCTCTTCCATTTGAGAGTAGCAGTGATCTATCCCTTGGGACTTAAACCTGCTAAGATGGTTCCATGAACACTTTCTTCCTGCACAAATGTATCCATAGAAGAGGAGGGATCAGTGCCAGTACGTTATCACATTGCTATCGTAGTAACAGTTAAGCTACACAGATTGACGGTCTTTCATTTCTGGGAGGCCTTCATGCTTGTACAGTGATAGTTGTGGCCCTTTTTACGTCAGGTTTAGTTTTAGAGCTATACGAGGAGGCCAATTACATAgttcttttttaatgtcttaattAGAGTCCTCTTGTAAAGGTGTTATCGGTTTGCAGTGCTTGAAGTACAGGGATGCTTCTGTTCCAGTCACCGTGTGATGCAGTGTTGTCTTGTGCAGGGGGAAAGGTTGAGTCACGCCGTGGGCTGTGCGTTCGCTGCGTGCCTGGAGCGAAAGCAGAAGCGAGAGAAGGAGTGTGGAGTCACTGCCACCTTCGATGCCAGCAGAACCACATTCACTAGAGAGGGGTCATTCAGGGTCACTACAGCTACTGAACaagcagaaagagaggaagTTATGAGACAGATGCCGGATGCTAAAGGTAAGGGGTGCAACTTACACAGTCATCCACAGTGAGCAGAATCAGCACTGAGGTTGCAGCGGAGCCCCAGCAGGGATTGCAGCTTAACATCCATCCAGAATTCCCAGTGATAGCATTGTACAGCCAGCAAAAAGATGAGCGTTATAGTTGTTACCCACAGCTCTTGACAGCAAAGTTGGCCTTTTCTTTCAGAGGGTTCCACAGCAAGTTTAGTACTGCCACTCTTGCAAAACTTTAATCTTCATTTCCATCATCCATCTGCTTGTTCCCATACGTTCGTTTTAGAATGTGTTAAATGAAGCTTAAACACGGCGCCTTTGTTATTGAGGGCATGAGTCAAAGTCTTGACCCAATGAAGGTGTGTGAAATCCTTTCCAAGAAAGACTGATTAGAAAAGTTTCACTTGaatgagcagctgcagctcctgggtaCTGAAGCTTGCAAGACAACATCATTAGTTCCTCTGGTGGTTCCAGCTCCTCAAAAATGCCACTGTGAGCCTTCTTTTTCCAGACTTCCAGTTATTCTGTTGATGCAACAACCAGAAAACAGTGACTGCTCTTAGTATGAAGTTTGGAAAGTCTTCAGAATGCGGCTGGTGCACTGTCAGCTCAGAGTCAGGCTCTGCCTTGCAGCACGCTTccatctctgcagtgctgtccctggagctgctgggagctgctgcttgagCTCTGAATGCTGCCTAACCTGTTAAGTGCTCTCTCTGGCCTGCTGGAGCTTGTGTGGGctgtttggctgctgctgcttctgcagggatggggggaaaCTACTAAAGAAGGTCCAGAAGCCGTTCTgttccctgcagctgctcagctgtaCCGCACTCATTAACTGAGAACAGTCAGTTGTAGTATTTTGGCCTTGATCTGTTTTTATAGTTATGTGGGAGGCAAAGTAAAGGTCTCAGACACACCGTACACTTTTCAGTCTTAATCATAAATGAATTGCGGGTGTTTCCAGAGCAGTGTTCTCAGGAACTGTGAGAAAAGCTCCATACGTAAGGCATCATTTCTATGAAGCAGCTGGCCTTCACTAGCTGCGCTCTGGGGGCTGGGTGTATGTAAAGTGGTGTGTGTGGTGAAGActaggaaaggagaaagaaaagatttttctgcaGTGGTGTTAGAAACCTTTTTGCCAGAAGAGCACTGGTTATGCAGTTTCTCTTTACAGAACACACGGGAGTAAGGGGCAGCTGAAAATACACTGCTTTGCTCTTCTAACCTCACCCTGTTTCCTCCGACAGCTGAAACAGAAGTGAagacagcagcaccaggtgCTGCCCCAGCTACTACTGCTCCCTCTCCTGGCTCACCAGCTTCTCCTACTGCTGAAGTCACTGCctctgtggagaaggaaatgAGCAACCCCCACGCTATCCCACGGAGGCACGCCCCCATAGAACAGCTTGCCAGGCAAGGCTCTTTCAGGGGCTTCCCTGCCCTTAGTCAAAAGATGTCTCCTTTTAAGCGCCAGCTGTCCTTGCGAATAAATGAACTGCCTTCAACAGTGCAAAGGAAGACAGATTTCCCCATGAAAAACTCAGGTAAAGCCAAATGGTGAAACATGACCTTAAGTtgtctcttcctcctttccttgtCTGTGGCTTTCAATAATGCAGTACTTACACTaaactcttcttccttccccacgTGAATTATTTCTGACGAGCTTACATCAGCAGGTCAGAAAGTTTCTACTTCTGGAATATGCAAGAATTTCAAATGCAGTATTGATGAGCAGGAGATAATCAGCTGTAATAATTACCTGAACTACTGGAACAGAGCTTGAAGTGTGCAGGAACAAGTGGTGCTGTATCAGTACTTCTGCTCTTCCCACTGAGCCACTGATCCAGGCCCTCTGCTTAATGCCAGGGCATCTAGAGGGTCAAACCCTGTCAAGGTTTTGCAGACCGTGGGATCACTTGACATTTTTCTGCAGTCTGTGCTTCTGCCCTTCTGAACTCTTCTGTTTGAGAGAAATGAAACTACTTTTCACCTTTGGTTAAAGGAAATGTTACTGTTTGGGCAGTACAGCAGCTGCCTGTGTCAGTAGTGAGCGGTACGGTTTTCAGATGACGGAGTTGTGGTTTTGTAGTCATTCCAAAGTAAACATCTGGGCCAATGGGTACCTTGCTTATCATTCTAGGATGCCTTGAGCTACATTATCCTGCACAGCAGTTGTACTCTCACTTGGCAGCAGAGCAACTTTTAGGATTCTGAGTTTTAAAGTTTGAATCTGtgtggcaaaaaagaaaacaatgacaaTACCTCATCTGATTGAGCTTACAGTACTTGTTTGGTGACCTGTGCTTTAAGACCAGCACGGAGTTATGGGTTTAAAAGTAACAGTGCTGTGCATGCTAGTGTGTAGCTCTTGTCgtgctgcaggggctgtgtTGGAATATTCCTCAGATAATCAATTACTGGGAATGCCCCCTCCTTACATTTTCCATATTGTCCTTGCCATATCCGGCCATCCTATGGCATTTATATTGTTTCTGCTTAATGATGCCTGCCCAAGTCAGTTCACTGCACTGAGGAACTGGTGATCAGTACTTTGGAGGAGCAGTGCAAATGGAAATAATGAGCAGCTCTGGTCGGTCAGTAGTCTTCTGCCCTCTTGACTAAGTCACAAAATGCACTAAAGTCTTTATGTTTGTTGTTACTGTCGGGTCTTCAACACCCGGTTTAAAACCCAAGCCATAAAAGCTGTCGTACACACCTGCAGTAGGAACGcctaaaagagaaataaatgacatttcagtttctgtctgCCTTAAGCGTCATTTAACCAGTCCTGTTGGCATTGCAGTCCCAGAGGTGGAAGGGGAAGCAGACAGCATTAGTGCCCTGTGCTCGCAGATCACCAGTGCGTTCAGCACGCCATCGGAGGACCCTTTCTCTTCAGCGCCCATGACGAAACCTGTGACCGTGGTTGCCCCACAGTCTCCCGCCTTTCAAGGTCTGTGATTTCTTTGCTTGCTGTGGTGGTGCTGGATGAGGCTTGAGTGCACATAATGTTGCTTTCTGGTGACACGTAGCATTAATGTCTTGTGTAAGTCTTGTATCAGTATTTTGGGATAATGCATCTTGTTTTGTTCACCCCATCTATTTAGTTTttatgtggttttgtttttaacaagctCACGCACCTACCACACGATGGTTGCCCGTAAAAGGGCCTGGCTTTGAGGTCGTGGCTGTTTTAGCCGGTCTGCCTCCTGGGCTGTAACAGTCTGAACAGTGGTGTGTCACAGGAGCCAAATCCTGCATGGGAAGGAGACTTGGTGCCACCTGATTGCCATTTTGCACACAAACTCCCGAGTAAGATGCGGAGGTGCCAACTGTAGCACTCTCGGTAGCGCTAACCTTCATTCCACTGATGCAGTTTTATGCAAATAGTGTGGAAAAAGAACCTCTCCTTGTTAAATGCAGCGATTATTTTGCATCCAAAATCTGGTGTTCTTTGGAATCTAAATTTAATCGTGCTATAACTTCCTTCTGGTGAGCCATATCTCTTTGCTATAGAAGCCCAACAAATGTAACGTTGGTTATCAGCGCTGACAATCTCATCAACTAAATAAAAACCCACCATCCCACAGCTGTTAACGAGAGTTGGCTCGAGATGGGATTCATGTGCATCATCAACTGTCAGTCCAGTTTGGCTGATTTACGCAAACTGCTGTCATGTGGAAGTGTTTAAAGTTGTTGGATGTTAATGGTTATGACGTGGCCCACTAATACTCCAGTCATGTGCATGCCTTGCATGAATTAATCGCACTGATGTTGTCTGCTCCCATTTTAGTTAATGGCACTGCCTCAGCCTTCTGTGTGCTTGCTGCTAAACCATCCCAAGCTGCTGTAGTGTCCACAGCTATGCCAGTTCGTGAAACCAATCCCTGGGCTCATGCTCCTGCTGCTAATACTGGAGCTGCAGCCGTGGTCTCTGGTAAGACTGGAAGTAGATCCTGTGCATTGCTATGAGAGCTTGGATCAAAGCGTAATTGAGCTCCCGAGCCGCCTGTCTGTGCCACTTGATGAAAAGGGGAAGGAACAGGAACAAAAGCCGGAAGTAGCAGCTTTTTGCACAAGTGGATGGAGGGAAGCTTTGAACTCGTAGCTTCTGGGTCTATAAGGCAGACGGTTTCTTATTTTAGCAGAGTTTTAGAAAAGCAGGTGCTTTAAAAGgaagctcttttattttcactagAATAGTGAGGATGAAGGGATCAGTACATGTATGCCAAGTGATTTTTGTGCGTTGTTTCCAGTCACAGATTAAGTAAGTTTGGTACTTTAAAAGCTTTATACATTTGTTTCTTGTGTTTAGTAAGTTTTAGTTTGACCCTCCAGTTGTCCATGTCCCATCCAATgtaaaaacaacagagaacCGACAGAGTTTTAACTAGCTGTGACACTTAGGACAAAGGAAGAGAGTTCTGAGCAGTTTTCCACTTCCTCAAAACACGGAATAACTGCTTTTCTCATTGCATTGAAAAGCTGGTGAGGTCCTATAGGAATGAAAGAGAGTTTAAAAACCACAGGTAGAAAAAGACTGTAGCATTCAGCCAATGGAGGATGGTTTTCAAAGGGGGAG is part of the Coturnix japonica isolate 7356 chromosome 5, Coturnix japonica 2.1, whole genome shotgun sequence genome and harbors:
- the NUMB gene encoding protein numb homolog isoform X4 is translated as MHCNIVVMHEIIWLASARSGLPEGCLILLPSVIALDLSPLFLQERKFFKGFFGKTGKKAVKAVLWVSADGLRVVDEKTKDLIVDQTIEKVSFCAPDRNFDRAFSYICRDGTTRRWICHCFMAVKDTGERLSHAVGCAFAACLERKQKREKECGVTATFDASRTTFTREGSFRVTTATEQAEREEVMRQMPDAKAETEVKTAAPGAAPATTAPSPGSPASPTAEVTASVEKEMSNPHAIPRRHAPIEQLARQGSFRGFPALSQKMSPFKRQLSLRINELPSTVQRKTDFPMKNSVPEVEGEADSISALCSQITSAFSTPSEDPFSSAPMTKPVTVVAPQSPAFQVNGTASAFCVLAAKPSQAAVVSTAMPVRETNPWAHAPAANTGAAAVVSGTEWNSSTPGTASPSLFQGNHRRTPSEADRWLEEVSKTVRAQQQPAPAAQPPLQPPAAAPQAAAAYPVSTFIAPQPVPVGVVPPMQPPFIPAQPYAVANGMTYAAAPSVPVVGITPSQMVANVFGTASHAPAAHPHQSPSLVKQQTFPQYEAGSATASPFFNPPAQHNGSAAFNGVDGGKWAAEDKHPQPPPAAAPQVDPFEAQWAALESKAKQRTNPSPTNPFSSDLQKTFEIEL
- the NUMB gene encoding protein numb homolog isoform X6, with translation MHCNIVVMHEIIWLASARSGLPEGCLILERKFFKGFFGKTGKKAVKAVLWVSADGLRVVDEKTKDLIVDQTIEKVSFCAPDRNFDRAFSYICRDGTTRRWICHCFMAVKDTGERLSHAVGCAFAACLERKQKREKECGVTATFDASRTTFTREGSFRVTTATEQAEREEVMRQMPDAKAETEVKTAAPGAAPATTAPSPGSPASPTAEVTASVEKEMSNPHAIPRRHAPIEQLARQGSFRGFPALSQKMSPFKRQLSLRINELPSTVQRKTDFPMKNSVPEVEGEADSISALCSQITSAFSTPSEDPFSSAPMTKPVTVVAPQSPAFQVNGTASAFCVLAAKPSQAAVVSTAMPVRETNPWAHAPAANTGAAAVVSGTEWNSSTPGTASPSLFQGNHRRTPSEADRWLEEVSKTVRAQQQPAPAAQPPLQPPAAAPQAAAAYPVSTFIAPQPVPVGVVPPMQPPFIPAQPYAVANGMTYAAAPSVPVVGITPSQMVANVFGTASHAPAAHPHQSPSLVKQQTFPQYEAGSATASPFFNPPAQHNGSAAFNGVDGGKWAAEDKHPQPPPAAAPQVDPFEAQWAALESKAKQRTNPSPTNPFSSDLQKTFEIEL
- the NUMB gene encoding protein numb homolog isoform X1, with product MNKLRQSFRRKKDVYVPEASRPHQWQTDEEGVRTGKCSFPVKYLGHVEVDESRGMHICEDAVKRLKSLPSVIALDLSPLFLQERKFFKGFFGKTGKKAVKAVLWVSADGLRVVDEKTKDLIVDQTIEKVSFCAPDRNFDRAFSYICRDGTTRRWICHCFMAVKDTGERLSHAVGCAFAACLERKQKREKECGVTATFDASRTTFTREGSFRVTTATEQAEREEVMRQMPDAKAETEVKTAAPGAAPATTAPSPGSPASPTAEVTASVEKEMSNPHAIPRRHAPIEQLARQGSFRGFPALSQKMSPFKRQLSLRINELPSTVQRKTDFPMKNSVPEVEGEADSISALCSQITSAFSTPSEDPFSSAPMTKPVTVVAPQSPAFQVNGTASAFCVLAAKPSQAAVVSTAMPVRETNPWAHAPAANTGAAAVVSGTEWNSSTPGTASPSLFQGNHRRTPSEADRWLEEVSKTVRAQQQPAPAAQPPLQPPAAAPQAAAAYPVSTFIAPQPVPVGVVPPMQPPFIPAQPYAVANGMTYAAAPSVPVVGITPSQMVANVFGTASHAPAAHPHQSPSLVKQQTFPQYEAGSATASPFFNPPAQHNGSAAFNGVDGGKWAAEDKHPQPPPAAAPQVDPFEAQWAALESKAKQRTNPSPTNPFSSDLQKTFEIEL
- the NUMB gene encoding protein numb homolog isoform X2, with amino-acid sequence MNKLRQSFRRKKDVYVPEASRPHQWQTDEEGVRTGKCSFPVKYLGHVEVDESRGMHICEDAVKRLKSERKFFKGFFGKTGKKAVKAVLWVSADGLRVVDEKTKDLIVDQTIEKVSFCAPDRNFDRAFSYICRDGTTRRWICHCFMAVKDTGERLSHAVGCAFAACLERKQKREKECGVTATFDASRTTFTREGSFRVTTATEQAEREEVMRQMPDAKAETEVKTAAPGAAPATTAPSPGSPASPTAEVTASVEKEMSNPHAIPRRHAPIEQLARQGSFRGFPALSQKMSPFKRQLSLRINELPSTVQRKTDFPMKNSVPEVEGEADSISALCSQITSAFSTPSEDPFSSAPMTKPVTVVAPQSPAFQVNGTASAFCVLAAKPSQAAVVSTAMPVRETNPWAHAPAANTGAAAVVSGTEWNSSTPGTASPSLFQGNHRRTPSEADRWLEEVSKTVRAQQQPAPAAQPPLQPPAAAPQAAAAYPVSTFIAPQPVPVGVVPPMQPPFIPAQPYAVANGMTYAAAPSVPVVGITPSQMVANVFGTASHAPAAHPHQSPSLVKQQTFPQYEAGSATASPFFNPPAQHNGSAAFNGVDGGKWAAEDKHPQPPPAAAPQVDPFEAQWAALESKAKQRTNPSPTNPFSSDLQKTFEIEL
- the NUMB gene encoding protein numb homolog isoform X3: MNKLRQSFRRKKDVYVPEASRPHQWQTDEEGVRTGKCSFPVKYLGHVEVDESRGMHICEDAVKRLKSTGKKAVKAVLWVSADGLRVVDEKTKDLIVDQTIEKVSFCAPDRNFDRAFSYICRDGTTRRWICHCFMAVKDTGERLSHAVGCAFAACLERKQKREKECGVTATFDASRTTFTREGSFRVTTATEQAEREEVMRQMPDAKAETEVKTAAPGAAPATTAPSPGSPASPTAEVTASVEKEMSNPHAIPRRHAPIEQLARQGSFRGFPALSQKMSPFKRQLSLRINELPSTVQRKTDFPMKNSVPEVEGEADSISALCSQITSAFSTPSEDPFSSAPMTKPVTVVAPQSPAFQVNGTASAFCVLAAKPSQAAVVSTAMPVRETNPWAHAPAANTGAAAVVSGTEWNSSTPGTASPSLFQGNHRRTPSEADRWLEEVSKTVRAQQQPAPAAQPPLQPPAAAPQAAAAYPVSTFIAPQPVPVGVVPPMQPPFIPAQPYAVANGMTYAAAPSVPVVGITPSQMVANVFGTASHAPAAHPHQSPSLVKQQTFPQYEAGSATASPFFNPPAQHNGSAAFNGVDGGKWAAEDKHPQPPPAAAPQVDPFEAQWAALESKAKQRTNPSPTNPFSSDLQKTFEIEL